A window of Mucilaginibacter sp. PAMC 26640 contains these coding sequences:
- a CDS encoding glutaminase, giving the protein MNQFIKLKFWGLLCCAFGVGQIQAQDRKAPAYPLITHNPNFSIWSNTDQLQTSTTAHWTGADQSLLGLINVDGTIYRFLGKEEVKYKEVLSASDVTPYTVKYTETVPQGDWQSAAYAAGDWKSGVAPIGDNASLVKTTWKSHDIWVRRIFSLANPSNINDLFLKINHDDNIEVFLNGKKVYEKQGWTSTFQYFPISKNELKTGQNIIAIHLLNTAGGRYLDFGLVDKQKDNADKMQLAKQNNVDVTATQTIYNFSCGKVDLKLTFTSPLLMRDLNVLSRPVSYITYKVQAKDNQLHAVKVLLSASSDIAVYQPSQEVTAKKYTTDKLAILKTGTAEQPILQKGADDMRIDWGYFYVAAPKSSQAVQFITQGSAAADAFRNGSTASSASRGKSLSLNTVVTFGKVGKTAVERFIELGYDEIYAIQYFKTNLRPWWNTSGKATMDGQLTSALSEYKAIMQKCEALNKEVYSTALKSGGEDYARLCALAYRQSIAAHTLIKSPKGEVLWLSKENNSGGFINTVDVTYPSAPLYLIYNPKLLQGMLNGIFYFSESGKYAHPWAAHDLGTYPLANGQTYGEPMPVEESGNMIILTAAITKAQGNGDFAKLHWKTLTTWVDYLTKEGLDPKTQLCTDDFAGHLARNANLSVKAIVGIACYAQMAEKLGDFATAKKYRAIAESMVPKWIAMADAGDHYALTFDNKNTWSQKYNLVWDKVLNLNLFPKKVYDTETKYYLTKQNKFGIPLDSRKAYTKNDWILWTATFAPTRQEFEALVKPVYRHAIETESRVPLNDFYDSNTGIRDNFKARSVVGGFYMKVLSDKLNEQ; this is encoded by the coding sequence ATGAATCAATTTATCAAGTTAAAGTTTTGGGGCTTGCTGTGCTGCGCCTTCGGCGTTGGCCAGATCCAGGCGCAGGACAGAAAAGCACCGGCATACCCGTTGATCACACACAATCCTAATTTTAGTATATGGTCTAACACCGATCAGTTGCAGACATCTACTACCGCTCATTGGACGGGTGCAGATCAGTCTTTGCTTGGCCTGATCAATGTGGATGGCACAATTTACCGGTTTTTGGGTAAAGAAGAAGTAAAGTATAAAGAGGTGCTAAGCGCATCCGATGTAACACCTTATACCGTAAAGTACACTGAAACGGTACCTCAAGGTGACTGGCAATCGGCAGCCTATGCAGCAGGCGACTGGAAATCAGGTGTTGCACCTATCGGGGATAATGCCAGCCTTGTAAAAACAACCTGGAAATCTCATGACATTTGGGTGCGGAGAATATTCTCGTTGGCAAACCCTTCCAATATCAATGACCTGTTTTTAAAGATCAATCACGACGATAACATTGAAGTGTTTTTGAACGGTAAGAAGGTTTATGAGAAACAAGGCTGGACCAGCACTTTCCAATATTTTCCGATCAGCAAAAATGAACTAAAAACGGGGCAGAATATTATTGCTATTCATTTGCTAAATACGGCAGGCGGCAGGTACCTTGATTTTGGCCTGGTTGACAAACAAAAAGATAATGCCGATAAGATGCAGCTTGCTAAGCAAAACAATGTGGATGTTACGGCCACACAAACCATATACAATTTTTCATGCGGCAAGGTAGATCTTAAACTTACTTTCACATCGCCGCTTTTGATGAGGGATCTTAACGTGTTATCGCGCCCCGTATCTTACATTACTTATAAGGTGCAAGCGAAAGATAACCAGTTGCACGCGGTAAAAGTGTTGTTGAGTGCATCGTCAGACATTGCTGTTTATCAACCTTCACAGGAAGTAACAGCAAAAAAATATACGACTGATAAATTAGCGATCTTAAAAACAGGTACCGCAGAGCAGCCAATTCTGCAAAAAGGCGCTGATGACATGCGGATAGACTGGGGATATTTTTATGTTGCGGCACCTAAATCCAGCCAAGCAGTGCAGTTTATTACCCAAGGCAGCGCCGCTGCTGATGCCTTCAGAAACGGTTCTACTGCTTCTTCTGCTTCCCGCGGAAAGTCGTTGTCTCTTAATACTGTGGTTACCTTTGGTAAAGTTGGTAAAACTGCAGTCGAGCGTTTCATTGAACTCGGTTATGACGAAATATATGCTATTCAGTATTTTAAAACTAACTTGAGGCCATGGTGGAATACATCTGGCAAGGCAACTATGGACGGGCAATTAACCAGTGCCTTAAGCGAATACAAGGCTATAATGCAGAAATGCGAGGCCTTGAACAAGGAAGTTTATTCTACGGCACTGAAATCGGGTGGTGAAGATTACGCCCGTTTGTGTGCACTAGCCTACCGGCAAAGTATTGCGGCCCACACATTGATAAAGAGCCCGAAAGGCGAAGTGCTGTGGTTATCTAAAGAAAATAACAGCGGTGGTTTTATTAACACGGTGGATGTTACTTATCCATCTGCGCCACTTTATCTTATTTATAACCCTAAATTGCTTCAGGGCATGCTAAACGGTATCTTTTATTTCAGCGAAAGCGGAAAGTATGCGCACCCATGGGCAGCACATGACCTGGGTACTTATCCGCTAGCTAACGGGCAAACTTACGGTGAGCCTATGCCGGTAGAGGAATCCGGAAATATGATCATTCTTACCGCTGCGATAACCAAGGCCCAGGGCAATGGCGATTTTGCCAAATTGCACTGGAAAACGCTTACTACCTGGGTTGATTATTTAACTAAAGAAGGCCTGGACCCTAAAACTCAATTGTGTACCGATGATTTCGCCGGCCATTTGGCGCGCAACGCCAACTTATCGGTTAAGGCAATTGTTGGAATAGCCTGTTATGCACAAATGGCCGAAAAACTTGGTGATTTTGCAACAGCAAAAAAGTATCGTGCCATAGCCGAAAGTATGGTGCCCAAATGGATCGCAATGGCAGATGCCGGCGACCATTATGCCCTCACTTTTGATAATAAAAATACCTGGAGCCAAAAATATAACCTGGTTTGGGATAAGGTTTTGAATTTAAACCTGTTCCCAAAAAAGGTGTATGATACCGAAACTAAATACTACCTCACCAAGCAGAATAAATTTGGCATCCCCCTGGACAGCCGCAAAGCTTACACGAAGAACGACTGGATCTTGTGGACCGCAACCTTTGCCCCTACCAGGCAAGAATTTGAAGCGTTGGTAAAGCCGGTGTACAGGCATGCTATAGAAACGGAATCGCGCGTACCGCTCAACGATTTTTATGATTCCAACACCGGCATCCGCGATAACTTTAAAGCAAGAAGTGTGGTTGGCGGCTTCTATATGAAGGTGTTATCAGACAAGCTAAACGAACAATAA
- a CDS encoding AP endonuclease has protein sequence MKKLFFSIIFAAVSAQGFAQQAKHVIIISIDGFRPDFYREDKWPTPTLHKLVAEGVSADGVRGVFPSVTYPSHTTIITGAKPLKHGIYYNSPFEPDGATGRWYWETSSIKVPTLWDAAGKAGLKTASVMWPVSVGAKVDYNIPEYWSLDKNVERTAPQRENAMPKGLFEEIEREATGKLDAQKLSSDYSSADENGSRMVAYIIKKYKPNLLTFHIFAVDHAEHGEGRDGEHVRKAIAGADHAVNNILEAIEQAGIKDSTAVIVTGDHGFVNVHTALAPNVWLSQNNIYTKNGDKALWKAQFHTSGAAAFLMLKDAKDQQTIAKVKGILNALPESQKKLFRVVNRAELDRIGTDPNVALALAPVEGVSMSSALTGDAVRAASGGTHGFFPDFQHIQTGFIVAGTGVKKGVSLPLIGLEDIAPVAAKLLGIEFTAPDGVLYPGILVTSRKNTTE, from the coding sequence ATGAAAAAATTATTCTTTTCAATCATATTCGCGGCCGTTTCGGCACAAGGTTTTGCCCAGCAGGCCAAACATGTGATCATCATCAGTATTGATGGTTTCAGACCCGATTTCTATCGCGAGGATAAATGGCCTACGCCAACCCTGCACAAATTGGTAGCCGAAGGTGTTTCGGCAGATGGCGTACGTGGTGTATTCCCAAGTGTTACTTACCCGTCGCACACCACCATTATAACTGGCGCTAAGCCCTTAAAACATGGCATTTACTACAACTCACCGTTTGAACCTGATGGTGCAACCGGCCGTTGGTATTGGGAAACCAGCTCTATTAAGGTGCCAACCCTTTGGGATGCAGCGGGGAAGGCCGGCTTAAAAACAGCTTCAGTGATGTGGCCGGTATCTGTTGGGGCAAAGGTTGATTACAACATCCCCGAATACTGGTCGCTTGATAAAAATGTGGAACGTACAGCTCCTCAGCGCGAAAATGCAATGCCTAAAGGATTGTTCGAAGAGATTGAAAGGGAAGCAACCGGCAAGCTGGATGCCCAAAAGCTAAGCAGCGATTATTCATCGGCTGATGAAAACGGGAGTCGTATGGTAGCTTATATTATTAAAAAATATAAGCCAAACCTGCTGACCTTCCACATTTTTGCGGTTGATCATGCTGAGCACGGCGAGGGCAGAGACGGTGAGCACGTACGGAAAGCCATTGCAGGTGCAGACCACGCGGTTAACAACATTTTAGAAGCCATCGAGCAGGCTGGCATAAAAGATAGCACGGCGGTGATCGTAACGGGTGACCATGGTTTTGTTAATGTTCACACTGCGCTGGCGCCTAATGTATGGCTATCTCAAAATAACATCTATACCAAAAATGGCGATAAAGCACTATGGAAGGCACAGTTTCACACCTCGGGTGCTGCTGCATTCCTGATGTTGAAAGATGCCAAAGATCAGCAAACCATTGCAAAGGTGAAAGGCATCTTAAATGCTCTGCCTGAGTCGCAAAAGAAACTGTTCCGTGTAGTTAACCGGGCAGAATTGGACCGGATCGGTACTGATCCGAATGTAGCGCTGGCATTGGCCCCGGTTGAGGGAGTATCCATGAGCAGTGCACTTACAGGTGATGCTGTCAGAGCCGCATCTGGCGGTACCCATGGTTTCTTCCCCGATTTTCAGCACATACAAACCGGCTTTATTGTAGCCGGAACTGGTGTTAAAAAGGGAGTTAGCCTGCCACTTATTGGCCTGGAGGATATTGCGCCTGTAGCCGCTAAATTACTGGGCATTGAATTTACTGCGCCCGATGGAGTTTTATACCCGGGAATACTGGTTACCAGCCGTAAAAACACAACAGAATAA
- a CDS encoding alpha-L-rhamnosidase has product MTKILLSVACLLIIKMGVAQPQPSGLTVENLKNPNSIDAAVPRFSWRMAENTKSDFAQTAYEIVVDTVNQAEGAKGVHYWSTGKVVSDESIFISYNGRALKSAKRYFWRVRVWDQNGKASQWSETASWRMGLLLPADWQGSWIGSPGADSVNGPAILLRTEFRVNKTIREATASITSRGFYEAAINGKKIGNGFLTPGWTSYNKRLQYQTYDVTGLLQSGQNALGVSLGSGWYRSPLGPYTPRPNFYGKELGLLMQIKISYTDGTAQTIASDGNWKSATGALRMAEIYNGCTIDMFLDQKGWLSAGYNEAKWQPVKLLSYTKTNLIATYNEPVTKHESFRPVKIITTPKGEKVIDFGQNLVGWVKVSVKGRAGDSVKIAHAEVLDKAGNFYTENLRAAKATNTYILSDEEQHSFEPQFTWQGFRYIKVEGIKGALNPADFEAIAIYSDMQPTGTFACSDPMLNQLQHNIQWGQKGNFLDVPTDCPQRDERLGWTGDAQVFAHTAAFNMNVHNFFVKWMKDVAADQYKSGSIPFIIPDIFTTNGSEVGGATGWGDVSTIVPWNIYQSYGDIRILKDQYPSMKAWVNHMQKQAKNNLWATGEHFGDWLFYSVNNDRDGSSAITNKYLIAQCFYAHSTQILADAAKLLGNKADAAYYTALVQKIKTAFINEYVTPNGLISSDTQTAYALALQFDMLPENLRQQAADRLAKNVARYENHLTTGFLGTPYLCHVLSRFGYASVAYKLLLQDTYPSWLYPIKKGATTIWERWDGIKTDGTFEESSMNSYNHYSYGAIGDWMYQNIAGIQAALAGYKKIIIKPVIGGNLTWAEATFESPYGLIKSRWQLAGGKLQLHVSIPPNTTAEVFVPNAGGTNYEKKNVNAGAYDFTR; this is encoded by the coding sequence ATGACTAAAATATTGCTAAGCGTAGCCTGCCTGTTGATCATTAAAATGGGTGTGGCACAGCCCCAGCCATCCGGGCTAACCGTAGAGAATTTAAAAAATCCTAACAGTATCGACGCAGCTGTGCCGCGTTTCAGCTGGCGGATGGCCGAAAACACGAAGTCAGATTTCGCTCAAACAGCCTACGAAATAGTGGTAGACACCGTTAATCAAGCGGAGGGAGCCAAAGGTGTTCATTACTGGTCGACAGGAAAAGTGGTTTCGGATGAATCGATCTTTATCAGCTATAATGGTAGGGCCTTGAAATCAGCTAAGCGTTATTTCTGGCGCGTGCGTGTATGGGATCAAAACGGAAAGGCATCGCAATGGAGTGAAACTGCCTCCTGGAGAATGGGCTTGCTCTTGCCGGCAGACTGGCAAGGCAGTTGGATAGGCTCGCCCGGAGCGGATTCTGTTAATGGACCGGCTATCTTACTCCGCACAGAATTTCGCGTAAATAAAACAATACGCGAAGCCACAGCCTCCATTACATCCCGGGGATTCTATGAAGCTGCCATTAACGGGAAAAAAATTGGTAACGGTTTTTTAACGCCCGGCTGGACCAGCTATAACAAAAGGCTGCAATATCAAACTTATGATGTTACGGGTTTGCTGCAATCCGGACAAAATGCACTTGGTGTAAGTTTGGGCAGCGGCTGGTACCGCAGCCCGCTTGGCCCTTATACTCCAAGGCCAAATTTTTATGGGAAAGAGCTGGGGCTGTTAATGCAGATTAAAATCAGCTATACTGATGGTACAGCGCAAACAATCGCTTCGGATGGCAACTGGAAATCAGCAACAGGTGCTTTGCGGATGGCAGAAATATATAATGGCTGCACGATAGATATGTTCCTCGATCAAAAAGGCTGGCTGTCAGCCGGCTATAACGAAGCAAAATGGCAACCGGTTAAATTACTTTCGTATACCAAAACCAACCTGATCGCAACGTATAACGAGCCCGTAACCAAGCATGAAAGCTTTAGGCCGGTCAAAATTATTACAACCCCAAAGGGCGAAAAGGTGATTGATTTTGGGCAGAATCTGGTGGGTTGGGTTAAGGTGTCTGTAAAAGGCCGCGCCGGCGACTCTGTTAAAATAGCGCATGCGGAAGTGCTGGATAAGGCTGGCAACTTCTACACAGAAAACTTAAGGGCAGCAAAGGCAACAAATACCTATATTTTAAGCGATGAAGAACAACATAGTTTCGAGCCGCAGTTTACATGGCAGGGCTTTCGCTATATTAAAGTGGAAGGAATAAAAGGCGCTTTAAATCCTGCTGATTTCGAAGCTATAGCCATTTATTCTGATATGCAGCCTACGGGTACTTTTGCATGTTCGGATCCCATGCTGAACCAATTACAGCACAATATTCAATGGGGCCAAAAAGGTAATTTCCTGGATGTGCCTACAGACTGCCCCCAAAGGGACGAACGCTTAGGCTGGACGGGTGACGCACAGGTATTTGCGCATACCGCAGCTTTCAATATGAATGTACATAACTTCTTTGTTAAGTGGATGAAAGATGTTGCCGCGGATCAGTATAAAAGTGGCAGTATTCCGTTTATTATTCCGGATATCTTTACAACAAACGGCAGCGAAGTAGGTGGGGCAACCGGCTGGGGTGACGTATCCACGATAGTGCCATGGAATATTTACCAGAGCTATGGCGATATACGGATACTGAAAGATCAATATCCAAGCATGAAAGCCTGGGTAAATCATATGCAAAAACAAGCCAAAAACAACCTCTGGGCAACAGGTGAGCATTTTGGAGACTGGCTTTTTTACAGCGTGAATAACGACCGGGATGGCTCATCTGCCATTACCAACAAGTACCTCATTGCCCAGTGCTTTTATGCCCACTCCACCCAAATACTGGCCGACGCGGCCAAATTGCTGGGAAATAAAGCCGATGCAGCCTATTACACGGCTTTGGTGCAAAAGATAAAAACTGCATTTATAAACGAGTACGTTACGCCCAATGGCCTTATCTCTTCTGATACCCAAACCGCATATGCGCTAGCGCTGCAATTTGACATGTTACCAGAAAATCTCAGGCAGCAAGCCGCAGACCGGCTCGCTAAAAATGTAGCCCGTTATGAAAACCATTTGACCACCGGTTTTTTGGGTACGCCATACTTGTGCCATGTATTAAGCCGGTTTGGTTATGCTAGTGTCGCCTATAAACTGCTATTGCAAGATACCTACCCTTCCTGGCTGTATCCCATAAAAAAGGGGGCAACTACTATCTGGGAGCGCTGGGATGGTATAAAGACCGATGGAACCTTTGAAGAATCTTCGATGAATTCTTACAACCACTATTCCTACGGCGCCATTGGCGACTGGATGTATCAGAACATTGCCGGTATCCAGGCTGCATTGGCCGGCTATAAAAAAATAATTATCAAGCCGGTTATCGGTGGTAACCTCACCTGGGCCGAGGCCACTTTTGAAAGCCCCTACGGGTTAATAAAAAGCAGGTGGCAGTTAGCAGGTGGCAAACTCCAGCTTCATGTTTCCATCCCGCCAAATACCACTGCCGAGGTGTTTGTGCCGAATGCTGGCGGTACAAATTATGAAAAGAAAAATGTGAATGCAGGAGCGTATGATTTTACAAGATAA
- a CDS encoding arabinose isomerase yields MKIQTKVKAGLFGIGLEAYWEQFTGLKDRLTGYLDIVAKGMECLDADIINIGLVDTPEKAFEGGSTFRREDVDIIFLYVSTYALSATVIPVVRKANVPVIVLNLSPEASINYVAFNNMSDRTAMTGEWLAHCSSCSVPEIANVFKRCKIPFYQITGMLTCDAHVWNEVNDWIDAARVARTMASNRLGLMGNYYGGMMDIYTDLTLQCATFGGHIEIIEVDELSQLRETVSEDEITAKLTEIAHEFDVQADCSTAELHRAAHTAVALDKLVSRHQLGSLAYYHKGTGNAANENTVSSVILGNSLLTGRNVPVAGEYEIKNAQAMKIMDSFGAGGSFTEYYAMDFNADVVLMGHDGPCHPGIAEGKIKVKPLQVYHGKVGNGLSVEMSVTYGPVTLLSVVEAGNGELKLLVAEGESVPGEILEIGNTNSRYRFSIGARGFVEAWNAQGPAHHCAIGRGHVASKVKKLGEILKIATVQVC; encoded by the coding sequence ATGAAAATACAAACAAAAGTAAAGGCCGGGTTATTTGGTATTGGGCTGGAGGCATATTGGGAGCAGTTCACCGGCTTAAAAGATCGTTTGACAGGATACTTAGATATAGTGGCTAAGGGCATGGAGTGCCTGGATGCCGACATAATAAATATTGGACTGGTTGATACCCCGGAGAAAGCGTTTGAAGGGGGCAGCACATTCAGGCGCGAAGACGTCGATATCATTTTCTTATACGTATCTACTTATGCACTGTCAGCCACCGTAATTCCGGTGGTCAGGAAAGCCAATGTGCCAGTCATCGTGTTAAACCTATCGCCGGAGGCAAGCATAAACTATGTTGCTTTTAATAATATGAGCGATCGAACCGCAATGACAGGTGAATGGCTTGCCCATTGTTCCTCCTGTTCGGTACCCGAAATAGCCAATGTTTTTAAGCGCTGCAAAATACCATTTTACCAAATTACGGGTATGCTTACCTGCGATGCGCACGTTTGGAATGAAGTAAATGACTGGATAGATGCCGCCCGAGTGGCACGCACAATGGCCAGCAACAGGCTGGGCTTAATGGGTAATTATTATGGCGGCATGATGGATATCTACACTGACCTCACCCTGCAGTGTGCAACTTTTGGTGGCCATATTGAAATAATAGAAGTGGACGAACTATCGCAGCTGCGAGAAACCGTTTCGGAAGACGAAATAACAGCAAAACTGACAGAGATAGCGCATGAGTTTGATGTGCAGGCTGATTGTTCAACCGCAGAGCTCCACCGGGCTGCTCACACCGCTGTTGCGCTGGATAAGCTGGTCAGCCGGCATCAACTGGGATCGCTGGCGTATTACCATAAAGGAACAGGCAATGCGGCCAATGAGAACACAGTGAGCTCGGTTATCCTTGGTAATTCTTTGCTTACAGGCAGGAACGTCCCTGTGGCTGGTGAATACGAAATAAAAAATGCCCAGGCCATGAAGATAATGGATAGCTTTGGCGCAGGAGGCTCTTTTACAGAATATTACGCCATGGATTTTAATGCCGATGTGGTATTGATGGGCCACGATGGACCCTGCCATCCGGGTATAGCCGAAGGAAAAATAAAAGTGAAACCGCTGCAGGTATACCATGGTAAAGTGGGTAACGGTTTGTCGGTAGAAATGTCCGTAACTTACGGGCCGGTAACCCTGCTTTCTGTTGTAGAGGCTGGTAATGGCGAACTTAAATTACTGGTTGCCGAAGGCGAATCTGTGCCTGGTGAGATTTTGGAGATAGGCAATACTAACAGCAGGTACCGTTTCAGCATAGGGGCAAGGGGCTTTGTTGAGGCCTGGAATGCACAAGGGCCTGCCCATCATTGCGCCATCGGCCGGGGCCACGTTGCCTCGAAAGTAAAGAAGCTGGGAGAGATCTTGAAGATAGCCACCGTCCAGGTGTGTTAG
- a CDS encoding glycosyl hydrolase produces the protein MDIKYTKLRNYLLLFGCLACFWPPANAQPRPSKSAFESPPDQYKPGVYWYFMDGNMSAETITKDLESMKKAGIGNLIFLEVNVGIPSGPVKFLSPQWTTLFVHAEKEARRLGIEITLGIGPGWTGSGGPWVKGSQSMQHLVASETTVSAGDKTIVLPVPPPRKPFFGEGGLSPEVKKEWLAYYQDVAVLAYPAGKKAQPLKDIDEKALYYRAPYSSGVVRSYLTSPAADNATGPAIAKNTIIDLTGKMQADGKLDWTPPAGKWIVMRFVSRNNGAITRPAPVPGLGLESDKFDTIALDAHLNAYVGKLLSKIGKINPAQAGGLKRLHMDSWEMGAQNWTGVFRKEFLKRRGYDPLKYYPVYLGNVVGSLQESERFLWDLRQTSQELVLENHASHVKAYAKRHNLLLSIEPYDMTPTADLELGAVADIPMGEFWSKGFGFNSTYSVIEATSIGHVMGKSQVPAEAFTAQDNEGWKQHPGSMKNQGDWAFAAGVNRFVYHTFQNQFLADSLKPGATMGPYGVHWDRSQTWWPMVSAYHDYVSRCQYLLQQGRTVADVLYLTPEGAPHVFVPPSSALTGDTIGDRKGYNFDGCSPGQLMKATVKGHNIIFPGGAEYRLLVLPVFESMTPQLLAKIGSLVKLGALVVGNPPLRSPSLVNYPYCDQQLVTMVKQIWGSTAVPDAISRRNYGEGTLIWGSAIAKNQDHLYPQYAVTAQILQHEGIPEDFAEDGDLRYTHRTGTNWDIYFVSNKTSRQVNTTVKFRSIKGSPELWDGISGKTSQITEFKTGKGTTEVPMRLAPYASAFVVFYGGNNWNAATVNDTTATTLLTLNGSWKVNFDPQWGGPANTTFDTLDDWSKNANDGIKYYSGTANYHYQFNMEKMPAGPLYLDLGKVKNMARVTLNGHDLGVIWTAPWRVDISSALLPNNNQLTIDVVNLWPNRLIGDEYKPDDGIIDGRWPDWLLQGKPRSSGRFTFTSTRQYSKNSPLLESGLIGPVTITGQTNHK, from the coding sequence ATGGATATTAAATACACTAAACTTAGGAACTACCTATTGCTATTCGGATGTTTAGCTTGCTTTTGGCCGCCAGCGAATGCGCAGCCGCGCCCCTCGAAAAGCGCATTCGAATCGCCGCCTGACCAGTACAAACCTGGCGTTTACTGGTATTTCATGGATGGCAACATGTCGGCCGAAACTATCACAAAGGATTTAGAATCGATGAAGAAGGCGGGTATCGGTAATCTTATCTTTTTAGAAGTGAACGTCGGTATCCCGAGCGGGCCGGTGAAGTTTTTGAGTCCGCAATGGACTACGCTCTTTGTGCACGCCGAAAAAGAAGCAAGGCGCCTGGGTATTGAAATTACGCTGGGCATAGGCCCGGGATGGACCGGCAGCGGCGGCCCCTGGGTGAAAGGCAGCCAATCCATGCAGCATCTGGTAGCCAGTGAAACCACAGTCAGTGCGGGTGATAAAACGATAGTTTTACCCGTTCCGCCGCCGCGCAAACCATTCTTTGGCGAAGGCGGACTAAGTCCGGAAGTAAAAAAGGAATGGTTGGCCTACTATCAAGATGTTGCTGTGCTGGCCTACCCGGCAGGCAAAAAAGCCCAGCCCTTGAAAGACATCGACGAGAAAGCATTGTATTACCGTGCGCCATACAGCTCGGGTGTGGTACGCTCATACCTGACTTCGCCGGCAGCTGATAATGCGACTGGCCCGGCGATAGCAAAAAACACAATAATTGATCTGACCGGAAAAATGCAGGCAGATGGTAAGCTGGACTGGACGCCCCCGGCGGGTAAATGGATAGTAATGCGCTTTGTGAGCCGCAACAATGGTGCTATTACCCGGCCCGCCCCGGTGCCAGGCCTGGGGCTGGAATCTGACAAATTTGACACCATTGCGCTGGACGCACATTTAAATGCCTACGTAGGTAAACTGCTCAGCAAAATAGGCAAGATAAATCCGGCACAGGCTGGTGGGCTCAAACGCCTGCATATGGATAGCTGGGAGATGGGAGCCCAAAACTGGACCGGCGTGTTCCGGAAGGAATTTCTTAAAAGGCGAGGTTACGACCCTTTAAAATACTACCCGGTTTACCTGGGCAATGTAGTAGGCAGCCTGCAGGAAAGTGAGCGCTTTTTATGGGACCTCAGGCAAACCTCGCAGGAGCTGGTGCTGGAAAACCATGCCAGCCACGTCAAAGCTTACGCAAAACGGCACAACTTGCTTTTGTCCATAGAACCATATGATATGACACCAACGGCTGATCTGGAACTGGGCGCTGTAGCCGATATACCTATGGGCGAGTTTTGGAGCAAGGGTTTTGGCTTCAATTCTACTTATAGTGTAATAGAGGCCACTTCTATAGGGCATGTAATGGGAAAATCGCAAGTGCCGGCCGAAGCTTTTACGGCACAGGATAATGAGGGCTGGAAACAACACCCCGGCAGTATGAAAAATCAGGGGGATTGGGCCTTTGCAGCCGGTGTGAATAGATTTGTGTACCACACTTTTCAAAATCAGTTCCTGGCCGACTCTCTTAAACCAGGCGCGACCATGGGGCCCTATGGTGTACATTGGGACCGGAGCCAAACATGGTGGCCAATGGTGAGCGCCTATCACGATTATGTTTCGCGCTGCCAGTACTTACTTCAGCAAGGTCGTACCGTAGCAGATGTGCTTTACCTTACACCAGAGGGTGCTCCCCACGTGTTTGTGCCCCCTTCATCTGCCCTTACCGGCGACACCATTGGTGACAGGAAGGGTTATAATTTTGATGGCTGCTCGCCAGGCCAATTAATGAAAGCCACGGTGAAGGGCCACAACATAATATTTCCAGGAGGCGCTGAGTACCGCTTGCTGGTGTTACCTGTTTTCGAATCGATGACACCGCAATTGCTAGCCAAAATAGGCAGCCTGGTTAAATTAGGCGCCCTGGTAGTCGGCAACCCACCGTTGCGGTCGCCAAGTTTGGTCAATTATCCGTATTGCGACCAACAGCTTGTAACGATGGTAAAGCAAATTTGGGGCAGCACAGCGGTTCCCGATGCCATTAGCCGACGCAACTATGGCGAAGGCACCTTGATTTGGGGCAGCGCAATAGCCAAAAACCAAGATCATCTTTACCCGCAATATGCTGTTACTGCCCAGATTTTACAGCATGAAGGTATCCCGGAAGATTTTGCGGAGGATGGCGACCTGCGCTATACCCACCGTACCGGTACCAATTGGGATATTTACTTTGTCTCCAATAAAACATCCCGCCAGGTAAATACCACAGTCAAGTTTCGCAGTATAAAAGGCTCACCCGAACTATGGGATGGCATCAGCGGTAAAACATCTCAGATTACAGAATTTAAAACCGGTAAGGGAACTACAGAAGTGCCTATGCGACTGGCACCCTATGCAAGTGCATTCGTGGTATTTTACGGCGGTAATAATTGGAACGCTGCTACAGTAAATGATACTACTGCTACCACATTACTCACCCTTAACGGGTCCTGGAAGGTAAACTTCGACCCTCAATGGGGCGGCCCGGCCAATACAACATTTGATACACTTGACGATTGGAGTAAAAACGCAAACGATGGAATAAAGTATTACTCCGGCACCGCAAACTATCACTATCAATTTAACATGGAAAAGATGCCTGCCGGGCCTTTATACCTGGATCTGGGTAAGGTGAAAAATATGGCGCGGGTAACGCTCAATGGTCATGATCTTGGCGTTATCTGGACTGCGCCCTGGCGGGTTGACATCTCATCTGCCCTGCTTCCCAATAACAATCAGCTAACAATAGATGTGGTAAATCTTTGGCCTAACCGACTCATAGGGGATGAGTACAAACCCGACGACGGTATAATTGATGGCCGATGGCCTGATTGGTTATTGCAAGGCAAACCGCGTTCCAGTGGCAGGTTCACCTTTACCAGCACGCGCCAATACAGCAAAAACTCGCCCTTGCTGGAGTCAGGGCTAATTGGCCCGGTAACAATAACCGGCCAAACTAACCATAAATAG